The following are encoded together in the Patagioenas fasciata isolate bPatFas1 chromosome 7, bPatFas1.hap1, whole genome shotgun sequence genome:
- the LOC136103253 gene encoding olfactory receptor 14C36-like, with product MLKCRKCPTASSLMEFLLLVFRDTQELQLLHFWFFLGIYLAALLGNGLVITTIACDQHLHTPMYFFLLNLSVLNLGCISTTVPKSMASSLWDTWAISYAGCAAQVFLYFFSATAEFSCLTIMAYDRYVSICKPLHYGTLLGSRACVHMAAAAWATGFLNAVLHTANTFSLPLCKGNALDQFFCELLQILKLSCSDSYLREFGLLLVCISVTLISFVFIVVSYVQIFRAVLRIPSEQGRHKAFSTCLPHLLVVSLFVSTGTYTYLKPPSISSPSLNLVVSILYSVVPPAVNPLIYSMRNQELKDALRKLMAGWFSKAINCSSSAHH from the coding sequence ATGCTCAAATGTAGAAAATGTCCAACAGCTAGCTCCTTGATGGAGTTCCTCCTCCTGGTATTCagagacacacaggagctgcagctcttgcatttctggttcttcctgggcatttacctggctgccctcctgggcaatggcctcgtcatcaccaccatagcctgtgaccagcacctgcacacccccatgtacttcttcctgctcaacctctccgtGCTCAACCTGGGCTgtatctccaccactgtccccaaatccatggccagttccctctgggacacctgggctatttcctatgcaggatgtgctgcacaggtctttttgTACTTTTTCTCTGCTACAGCAGAATTTTCCTGTCTCACCATCATGGCCTATGATCGCTACGtttccatctgcaaacccctgcactacgggaccctcctgggcagcagagcttgtgtccacatggcagcagctgcctgggccactgggtttctcaatgctgtgctgcacacggccaatacattttcactgccactctgcaagggcaatgccttGGACCAATTCTTCTGTGAACTTCTCcagatcctcaaactctcctgctcagaTTCCTACCTCAGGGAGTTTGGACTTCTTCTGGTTTGTATCTCAGTAACATTaatctcttttgttttcattgtggtgtcctatgtgcagatcttcagggctgtgctgaggatcccctctgagcagggacggcacaaagccttttccacgtgtctccctcacctgcttgtggtctccctgtttgtcagcactggcacgtatacctacctgaagcccccctccatctcttccccatctctGAACCTGGTGGTTTCtattctgtactcggtggtgcctccagcagtgaaccccctcatctacagcatgaggaaccaggagctcaaggatgccctgaggaaactaatggctgGATGGTTTTCAAAAGCAATAAACTGCTCATCTTCTGCACATCACTGA
- the LOC136103254 gene encoding olfactory receptor 14J1-like, producing the protein MSYDCYVAICKPLHYGTLLGSRACVHMAAAAWATGFLSALLHTANTFSLPLCKGNVLEQLFCEIPLILKLSCSDSYHREAGLLAFSAFLFGGCFVFIVVSYVQIFRAMLRIPSEQGRHKAFSTCLPHLAMVSLFVSTGAFAYLKLPSISSPSLDLMIAVLYSVVPPTLNPLMYSMRNLEPKDALKKLMTGCFQQPQAA; encoded by the coding sequence atgtcctacgactgctacgttgccatctgcaaacccctgcactacgggaccctcctgggcagcagagcttgtgtccacatggcagcagctgcctgggccactgggttcctcagtgctctgctgcacacggccaatacattttcactgccactctgcaagggcaatgtcctggaaCAGttattctgtgaaatccccctgatactcaagctctcctgctcagactccTACCACAGGGAAGCTGGCCTTCTTGCTTTTAGTGCTTTTCTATTTGggggatgttttgttttcattgtggtgtcctatgtgcagatcttcagggccatgctgaggatcccctctgagcagggacggcacaaagccttttccacgtgcctccctcacctggccatggtctccctgtttgtcagcactggtgcatttgcctacctgaagctcccctccatctcctctccatccctggaTCTGATGATTgcagttctgtactcagtggtacCTCCAACACTGAACCCCCTCatgtacagcatgaggaaccTGGAGCCCAAGGATGCTCTAAAGAAGCTGAtgactggatgttttcagcagccacAGGCTGCCTAA
- the LOC136103255 gene encoding olfactory receptor 10AG1-like encodes MPPGKGLENHTAGPGFVLLGFSDNSSLQGLCFTVFLAIYLMVLTGNGLIALITVVDATLHSPMYFFLRNLSILEICYTSVTLPKMLVDFLMVDGRISFLGCAVQLYFLVLLGSIECFLLAAMAYDRYVAICDPLHYTLMMSRGLCIRLVVGSWAVVASVQIGQTYQVFTLPFCASHDLHHFFCDVPPLLELACADTFWNQVMLYTIIMVFVILPFSLIILSYINIIRAILKIPSVLGRHKAFSTCSSHLGVVTLFYGSATVVYLKRRSRDSADIDKYLALFYTILTPMFNPLIYSLRNKEVRIALKRLLWTK; translated from the coding sequence ATGCCCCCAGGAAAAGGCTTGGAGAATCACACCGCTGGACCTGGATTCGTTCTTCTGGGATTTTCTGACAACTCCAGCCTGCAGGGCCTGTGCTTCACAGTTTTCCTGGCCATCTACCTCATGGTCCTCACAGGGAATGGCCTGATAGCACTCATCACAGTAGTGGATGCCAccctccacagccccatgtatTTCTTCCTGAGGAACTTGTCCATCCTGGAGATCTGCTACACATCAGTCACTCTACCAAAAATGCTGGTGGATTTCCTGATGGTAGATGGCAGGATCTCCTTCCTTGGCTGTGCTGTCCAgctatattttctggttttgttgggcagCATCGAATGCTTTCTCCTGGCTGCCATGGCCTACGACCGCTATGTAGCCATCTGTGATCCCCTGCACTATACCCTCATGATGAGCAGAGGTCTCTGCATCAGGCTGGTGGTGGGGTCATGGGCGGTTGTTGCATCAGTGCAAATAGGACAGACCTACCAGGTGTTCACTTTGCCCTTCTGTGCATCCCATGACCTTCATCACTTTTTCTGTGATGTCCCTCCTCTGCTGGAACTGGCCTGTGCAGACACCTTCTGGAACCAAGTGATGCTGTACACCATCATCATGGTATTTGtgatccttcccttctccttaaTAATTCTTTCTTACATTAATATTATCAGGGCAATTCTAAAAATACCTTCAGTTCTGGGCagacacaaagccttttccacctgttcTTCACACCTTGGAGTGGTGACACTCTTCTATGGCTCAGCCACAGTGGTCTACTTAAAACGACGGTCAAGGGATTCTGCAGACATCGACAAATACCTTGCCCTGTTTTACACAATTTTGACTCCCATGTTTAACCCTCTCATCTATAGCCTGAGAAATAAGGAAGTGAGAATTGCCTTGAAAAGACTCCTATGGACAAAGTGA